One Thioalkalivibrio sp. ALJ12 genomic window carries:
- a CDS encoding PilZ domain-containing protein, with protein sequence MTASEWSEYLGDDLRVSSALAVGPSERALTDPGLAQRLIESLDLFDDTHPRSIPHEDETAPEIQRMEHKLDLLLHLVAESLHPERPAPVEATLSRHGIVLPAGTVPEDCDRLEIYLSRLLPQPCVLGVESPTTAGDVQLMRWMGMEDTLREALGRWIFRLHRREIADKRQKVDAGHN encoded by the coding sequence ATGACGGCGAGCGAATGGAGCGAGTACCTGGGGGATGATCTGCGGGTGAGCAGTGCGCTCGCGGTCGGCCCATCGGAGCGCGCCTTGACGGACCCGGGGCTCGCACAGCGCCTGATCGAAAGCCTGGACCTGTTCGACGACACTCACCCGCGCTCGATCCCGCACGAGGACGAGACCGCACCCGAGATCCAGCGCATGGAGCACAAGCTGGACCTGCTGCTGCATCTGGTGGCCGAATCGCTGCACCCGGAGCGTCCGGCACCCGTGGAGGCGACCTTGTCGCGCCACGGGATTGTACTGCCAGCGGGCACTGTACCCGAGGACTGTGATCGTCTGGAGATCTATCTCAGCCGGCTGTTGCCGCAGCCTTGCGTGCTGGGTGTCGAGAGTCCGACAACGGCTGGAGACGTACAGCTGATGCGGTGGATGGGCATGGAAGACACCCTCAGAGAGGCTCTTGGACGCTGGATTTTTCGCCTCCATCGGCGCGAGATTGCCGACAAACGACAGAAAGTTGACGCCGGTCACAACTAG
- a CDS encoding sigma-54-dependent Fis family transcriptional regulator, which produces MTDLNGRSQELRIALTGEPGAARDTQAILSCLGCETESHQSPEALIDQGSDAAAVWWCGPAAELDQRLFEGLNGQTTVVVQPTDGEKVSAPGSGCVVEHPLSIAQVSQVLQWLRYGREPGHDDMPGLVGVHPTMLAVKRLVAQVARTDATALILGETGSGKEVIARAIHAASDRADKPFVAVNCGAIPADLLESELFGHEKGAFTGAFTARTGRFELAGDGTLFLDEIGDMPLPMQVKLLRVLQERVFERVGSNKSISTNARIIAATHRNLDDAVTEGSFRQDLFFRLNVFPIELPPLRERASDIPSLVAALEDRLREQGMTPAHLTPAVMAHLSQLPWKGNIRELANLLEQLAIMYPDLPVDLGQLPPRVRPEGIEDLTMPPQSDANGQAGSAPNGALGLAREGLPPEGVDLRGYLNDLEREMIVTALNETGQVVARAARRLGMRRTTLVERMRKFGLGKA; this is translated from the coding sequence ATGACGGATCTGAATGGACGCAGCCAGGAACTACGGATTGCTCTCACCGGTGAACCAGGCGCTGCCCGCGACACGCAGGCGATTCTGTCCTGTCTCGGTTGTGAAACCGAATCCCATCAATCCCCCGAAGCCCTGATCGACCAGGGTTCCGACGCCGCAGCGGTGTGGTGGTGCGGCCCGGCCGCGGAGTTGGACCAGCGCCTGTTCGAGGGACTCAACGGGCAGACGACCGTGGTCGTGCAGCCCACCGATGGCGAGAAGGTCAGCGCCCCGGGTTCGGGTTGCGTGGTGGAGCACCCGTTGTCGATTGCCCAGGTGAGCCAAGTCTTGCAGTGGCTGCGGTACGGCCGCGAGCCCGGGCATGACGACATGCCGGGCCTGGTGGGGGTGCATCCGACGATGCTGGCGGTCAAGCGCCTGGTCGCGCAGGTGGCCCGTACCGATGCCACGGCGCTGATTCTGGGCGAAACCGGGTCCGGCAAGGAGGTCATTGCGCGGGCGATCCACGCGGCCTCCGATCGTGCGGACAAGCCCTTCGTCGCCGTCAACTGCGGCGCAATCCCGGCGGATCTTCTCGAAAGCGAGTTGTTCGGGCACGAGAAAGGGGCCTTTACGGGTGCCTTCACCGCGCGTACGGGCCGCTTCGAACTGGCCGGCGACGGGACGCTGTTCCTCGACGAGATCGGGGACATGCCGTTGCCGATGCAGGTCAAGCTGCTGCGTGTCCTGCAGGAGCGCGTGTTCGAACGCGTTGGTTCCAACAAGTCGATCTCCACCAATGCACGGATCATCGCGGCCACGCATCGCAATCTGGATGACGCGGTGACCGAGGGCAGTTTCCGTCAGGATCTGTTCTTCCGGCTCAATGTATTCCCCATCGAGCTACCCCCGTTGCGCGAGCGCGCGAGTGACATCCCGTCCCTGGTGGCTGCGCTGGAGGATCGGTTGCGAGAGCAGGGTATGACTCCGGCCCACCTGACCCCGGCCGTGATGGCGCACCTGAGCCAGCTGCCGTGGAAGGGCAACATCCGCGAACTGGCAAACCTGCTCGAGCAGTTGGCCATCATGTATCCGGACCTGCCAGTGGACCTCGGGCAGCTCCCTCCGCGGGTCCGCCCGGAGGGCATCGAAGACCTGACCATGCCGCCGCAGAGCGATGCGAATGGACAGGCCGGCAGCGCGCCGAATGGGGCATTGGGTCTGGCCCGCGAGGGGTTGCCCCCGGAAGGCGTGGACCTGCGCGGCTATCTGAATGACCTGGAGCGCGAAATGATCGTCACGGCGCTGAACGAAACCGGGCAGGTCGTCGCCCGTGCGGCGCGCCGCCTCGGTATGCGCCGCACCACCCTGGTCGAGCGTATGCGCAAGTTCGGATTGGGCAAGGCCTGA
- a CDS encoding sigma-54-dependent Fis family transcriptional regulator codes for MSRATILLVDAEPALREAVVRVLATIPRVRLESCRSEALPVALETHRPRAVLVARRDAPGHWAELGARMPVAAVGHDATQDAEIGALREGLAAHFALPEMAESMAEWLRSVARPSPSIVVPRMVAQSASMQLLDAFVSRIAASPATVFVTGESGVGKEVLARQVHARSPRANGPFEAVNCAALPETMLEALLFGHAKGAFTGALEARPGKFAQAHGGTLLLDEVTEIPVNLQAKLLRVLQEREVEPLGGRQARRVDVRVIATSNRDLREALAEGVLRDDLYYRLNVFPVWIPPLRERPEDIVPLARTLLRRLSGNALTDLDASARKRLVEHDWPGNVRELANVMERAVTLHDAARGPVIGVEAIWLDLDMLMPWGTHECRPSDASDPDDRDSVDENSTPMLEQTLQTQESRVILNVLRESGGRRKEAAERLGISPRTLRYKIARLRESGFAVPSSSH; via the coding sequence ATGTCCAGAGCGACCATTCTCCTAGTCGATGCGGAACCCGCGCTGCGCGAGGCGGTGGTCCGCGTATTGGCGACGATCCCGCGCGTGCGGCTGGAATCTTGCCGGAGCGAGGCGCTACCGGTCGCACTGGAGACGCATCGCCCTCGTGCGGTTTTGGTGGCGCGCAGGGATGCCCCGGGCCACTGGGCTGAGTTGGGGGCGCGGATGCCGGTCGCCGCGGTCGGGCACGACGCCACGCAGGACGCCGAGATCGGGGCCTTGCGTGAAGGCTTGGCCGCGCATTTCGCCCTTCCCGAGATGGCCGAGTCCATGGCTGAATGGCTGCGTTCGGTGGCCAGGCCGTCGCCCAGCATTGTGGTTCCACGGATGGTGGCGCAGAGCGCCTCAATGCAGTTGTTGGACGCCTTTGTCTCGAGGATCGCCGCAAGCCCGGCGACGGTATTCGTCACCGGCGAGTCAGGCGTTGGCAAGGAGGTGCTGGCCCGCCAGGTGCATGCCCGCTCACCACGTGCGAACGGCCCGTTCGAGGCCGTCAACTGCGCGGCACTGCCGGAGACGATGCTGGAGGCCCTGTTGTTCGGGCATGCGAAGGGGGCGTTTACCGGGGCACTGGAGGCGCGGCCCGGGAAGTTCGCCCAGGCCCACGGCGGGACGCTGTTGCTCGACGAGGTCACGGAGATCCCGGTGAACCTGCAGGCCAAGCTGCTGCGGGTGCTGCAGGAACGCGAGGTAGAGCCACTGGGCGGCCGGCAGGCCCGCCGAGTGGATGTACGGGTGATTGCGACCTCGAACCGCGACCTGCGCGAGGCACTGGCGGAAGGGGTGCTGCGCGACGACCTCTACTACCGCCTGAATGTCTTTCCTGTCTGGATCCCGCCGCTGCGCGAGCGCCCGGAGGATATCGTGCCGCTGGCGCGCACCCTCTTGCGCCGGTTGAGCGGCAATGCCTTGACCGATCTCGATGCGTCTGCCCGGAAACGGCTGGTCGAGCACGACTGGCCGGGCAATGTGCGCGAGCTCGCCAATGTGATGGAACGTGCGGTGACGCTGCACGATGCGGCGCGTGGACCCGTTATCGGTGTCGAAGCGATCTGGCTGGACCTGGACATGCTGATGCCCTGGGGCACGCACGAGTGTCGGCCATCGGACGCTTCGGACCCGGATGACCGCGACTCGGTCGACGAGAACTCGACGCCCATGCTGGAACAGACCCTGCAGACACAGGAGAGTCGGGTGATTCTCAATGTCCTGCGCGAGTCGGGCGGGCGCCGCAAGGAGGCCGCGGAACGTCTGGGAATCAGCCCCAGAACATTGCGTTACAAGATTGCCCGGTTGCGGGAATCGGGCTTCGCGGTGCCTTCGTCGAGTCACTAG
- the fliE gene encoding flagellar hook-basal body complex protein FliE, with product MSEMQIQNVLAQMRQLTQSSGVEGTNPAQQPGKVGGADFQNVLRDSLRGVNDVQQSATDLQTRFELGDENVSLPQVMVAMNKSSIAFEATNQVRNRLLNAYQEIMRMQV from the coding sequence ATGAGCGAGATGCAGATTCAGAACGTTCTGGCCCAGATGCGCCAGCTGACGCAGAGCTCGGGCGTGGAAGGGACCAATCCCGCACAGCAGCCGGGCAAGGTCGGCGGGGCGGATTTCCAGAACGTGCTGCGCGACTCGCTGCGCGGGGTGAATGATGTTCAGCAGAGTGCGACCGATCTACAGACTCGCTTCGAGCTGGGCGACGAGAACGTCAGCCTGCCCCAGGTCATGGTGGCAATGAACAAGTCGAGCATCGCGTTCGAGGCCACGAACCAGGTACGCAACCGGCTCCTGAATGCGTATCAGGAAATCATGCGGATGCAGGTCTGA
- the fliF gene encoding flagellar basal-body MS-ring/collar protein FliF, with product MAENAQSLPTVITGGIREFNGMPAGRQLALLGMLAGAIVVIVAVLYWAFRPTYVPLFPRMESEEAAEVVQALSQAGISYQVDATTGQVKVPQGDLAEARLQLASEGLPRSGDVGFELLQEDTGLGTSRMVEGARFHRAMEGELARTVASLDAVERARVHIAQAEQSVFVRDRRPATASVVVHLRGGRSLSESQVAAVVHLVASSTSELEAERVTVVDQRGRLLTQDGADRGGMASSDRLSFSREVEQRYAERIHDLLAPIVGSDKVRVQVNADIDFSQVERTEELYDPETIALRSEQTREDERTGMDGGPAGVPGALTNQPPEGGAVEGAEGEVAPAPLPTSRSANVTRNYEVDRRINHIREAPGGIRRVSTAVVVDFREQLGEDGASESVARDAEELERIEALVREAVGFSEARGDTLNVVTAPFEAPAEEMIEDEVPFWSQSWFLEMVKIGAGLLLALILLLTVVRPALKQLMASPPRDPRADQQRALTDQSDEDSPGAPAGSQSAVAALTGPKGPDQQEMDLEAVREMVREDPKRVAQVMKTWLGDDGR from the coding sequence ATGGCCGAGAACGCACAATCCCTGCCGACCGTAATCACGGGTGGTATCCGCGAGTTCAATGGCATGCCGGCGGGGCGTCAGCTTGCGCTTCTGGGCATGCTCGCCGGCGCGATCGTGGTGATCGTGGCGGTACTGTACTGGGCCTTCCGGCCGACGTATGTGCCGCTGTTTCCGCGCATGGAAAGCGAGGAGGCAGCGGAAGTCGTGCAGGCGCTGTCCCAGGCCGGTATTTCATACCAGGTGGATGCCACGACCGGACAAGTGAAGGTGCCCCAGGGGGATCTGGCCGAGGCGCGACTGCAGCTGGCATCGGAAGGCCTGCCGCGCTCGGGCGATGTGGGCTTCGAGCTGCTGCAGGAAGACACCGGGCTGGGTACCAGCCGTATGGTGGAGGGGGCGCGCTTTCATCGCGCGATGGAGGGCGAGCTGGCGCGCACCGTTGCGTCTCTGGACGCGGTCGAACGGGCACGCGTGCATATCGCGCAGGCCGAACAGTCGGTATTCGTGCGCGATCGCCGCCCGGCCACTGCCTCCGTGGTTGTTCATCTCCGGGGTGGTCGCTCGCTTTCCGAGTCGCAGGTGGCCGCGGTCGTGCATCTGGTGGCCTCCAGCACCTCGGAGCTCGAGGCGGAGCGGGTGACGGTGGTCGATCAGCGTGGCCGCCTGTTGACGCAGGACGGCGCCGATCGTGGCGGCATGGCCAGCAGTGACCGCCTGTCGTTCTCGCGCGAGGTCGAACAACGCTACGCCGAGCGCATCCACGATCTGCTGGCGCCGATCGTGGGTTCGGACAAGGTGCGTGTCCAGGTCAATGCCGATATCGATTTCTCGCAGGTGGAACGCACCGAGGAGCTCTACGATCCCGAGACCATCGCCCTGCGTTCGGAGCAGACGCGCGAGGACGAGCGCACCGGGATGGATGGTGGGCCGGCGGGAGTCCCCGGCGCCCTGACCAATCAGCCGCCGGAGGGCGGGGCGGTTGAGGGCGCTGAGGGTGAGGTGGCCCCGGCGCCGCTGCCGACGAGCCGCAGCGCCAACGTTACGCGTAACTACGAGGTCGATCGACGCATCAACCATATCCGCGAGGCGCCGGGCGGTATCCGCCGGGTGTCCACCGCGGTCGTGGTGGACTTCCGTGAGCAGCTGGGCGAGGACGGAGCCAGCGAGAGCGTGGCGCGCGATGCGGAGGAGCTGGAAAGGATCGAAGCGCTGGTGCGAGAAGCGGTTGGATTCTCGGAGGCCCGAGGCGATACGCTGAACGTCGTGACGGCGCCCTTTGAGGCCCCGGCGGAAGAAATGATCGAAGACGAGGTGCCGTTCTGGTCTCAGTCGTGGTTCCTCGAGATGGTCAAGATCGGCGCAGGCCTGTTGTTGGCGTTGATTCTGTTGCTCACGGTGGTTCGCCCGGCGCTCAAGCAGCTGATGGCAAGTCCGCCGCGTGATCCGCGGGCCGACCAGCAAAGGGCGCTGACGGACCAGTCGGACGAAGATAGTCCCGGTGCGCCGGCGGGCTCGCAGTCGGCCGTGGCCGCACTGACGGGCCCCAAGGGGCCCGATCAGCAGGAGATGGATCTCGAGGCGGTACGCGAGATGGTGCGCGAGGATCCGAAGCGCGTGGCGCAGGTAATGAAGACCTGGTTGGGTGATGATGGCCGTTGA
- the fliG gene encoding flagellar motor switch protein FliG codes for MMAVDKQPKKLDGAERAAVFMMSLGEDAAAEVMRHMGPKEVQKIGTAMASMDRISRADVDSALHEFSAHVQEQTALGVGADEYVRSVLENALGEKASGVIDRILLGRNSKGIEALKWLDPRAIADMLRNEHPQIVAIVLSHLDSDQASDTLQYLPTRVQTDVVMRIATLDGIQPQALQELDEILDRQLSGNAASKTSMLGGVRTAANIMNLMEGSREAEIMESIKESDSDLGGRIEEEMFVFENLVDIDDRGIQTLLREISTDSLVLAMKGAEEELQDKIFRNMSKRAAEMLREDLEAKGPVRVSEVEAAQKEILAVARRLAENGEIVLGGQGSEAML; via the coding sequence ATGATGGCCGTTGACAAGCAACCCAAGAAGCTCGATGGCGCGGAACGCGCCGCGGTGTTCATGATGAGTCTCGGCGAGGATGCCGCCGCCGAGGTCATGCGCCATATGGGGCCCAAAGAGGTCCAGAAGATCGGGACCGCGATGGCCTCGATGGACCGCATCTCGCGCGCGGATGTGGACTCCGCGCTGCACGAGTTTTCCGCGCATGTGCAGGAGCAAACGGCGCTCGGCGTGGGTGCGGACGAGTACGTGCGCAGCGTGCTGGAGAACGCCCTTGGCGAGAAGGCCTCGGGCGTCATCGACCGGATCCTGCTGGGGCGCAATTCCAAGGGGATCGAGGCCCTTAAGTGGCTGGACCCGCGCGCGATCGCCGACATGCTGCGTAACGAACACCCACAGATCGTCGCGATCGTCCTGTCGCACCTGGATTCCGATCAGGCATCGGACACGCTGCAATACCTGCCTACCCGCGTGCAGACGGACGTCGTGATGCGAATCGCGACGCTGGACGGCATCCAGCCGCAGGCGCTGCAGGAGCTGGATGAAATCCTCGATCGTCAGCTTTCGGGGAATGCCGCCAGCAAGACCTCGATGCTGGGTGGGGTTCGCACGGCGGCCAACATCATGAATCTGATGGAAGGGTCGCGCGAGGCCGAGATCATGGAATCCATCAAGGAGTCCGATTCGGACCTTGGCGGGCGGATCGAAGAAGAGATGTTCGTCTTCGAGAACCTGGTGGATATCGACGATCGCGGCATCCAGACTCTGTTGCGCGAGATCTCGACAGACTCGCTGGTGCTGGCCATGAAGGGCGCCGAAGAGGAGCTCCAGGACAAGATTTTCCGCAATATGTCGAAGCGTGCGGCCGAGATGCTGCGTGAGGATCTGGAGGCCAAGGGCCCGGTCCGCGTGAGCGAGGTCGAGGCGGCGCAGAAGGAGATCCTGGCGGTGGCCCGTCGCCTCGCCGAGAACGGCGAGATCGTGCTCGGCGGGCAGGGTAGCGAGGCGATGTTGTGA
- a CDS encoding FliH/SctL family protein, producing MTSRPGAQVRVHDPDASVWEPPEIGDEGLRPPRRLPTAAEIEAIEEQARQNGFEAGYAEGHEVGKQEAEKAARAKSDKQLRETVARLESLAGGLTDPLAEAADQLEPELLALTVALARKVLSAELETRPELIEQVLHQALAQLPGRNQEVRVHVHPDDRNLLEEYVQSLDTRVRWVADTNLVRGGCRVESGAASVDASLERRLQQAVEAVWGDLAEPARSTAPEDTSVSGDDS from the coding sequence GTGACATCCCGTCCCGGCGCCCAGGTGCGGGTCCATGACCCCGACGCGTCGGTTTGGGAACCGCCAGAGATTGGCGATGAAGGCCTGCGGCCGCCCCGACGACTGCCCACGGCCGCCGAGATCGAGGCGATCGAGGAACAGGCACGTCAGAATGGCTTCGAGGCCGGATACGCCGAAGGCCACGAGGTCGGGAAACAGGAGGCCGAGAAGGCCGCGCGGGCAAAGTCGGACAAGCAGCTGCGCGAGACGGTCGCCAGACTGGAGTCATTGGCGGGTGGGCTGACCGACCCGTTGGCCGAAGCAGCCGACCAGCTGGAGCCGGAGCTGCTGGCGTTGACCGTCGCCCTGGCCCGCAAAGTGCTGTCTGCCGAGCTGGAGACCCGACCGGAACTGATCGAACAGGTATTGCATCAGGCCTTGGCACAACTGCCTGGGCGGAATCAGGAAGTGCGGGTGCATGTGCACCCGGATGACCGCAACCTGCTGGAAGAGTATGTCCAGTCGCTGGATACGCGGGTGCGCTGGGTCGCGGATACGAACCTTGTTCGGGGTGGCTGCCGCGTCGAGTCGGGCGCGGCGTCTGTGGACGCCTCGCTGGAGCGCCGCCTGCAACAGGCGGTCGAGGCGGTCTGGGGCGATCTGGCTGAGCCTGCCCGTTCGACGGCGCCCGAGGATACTTCGGTATCGGGGGACGATTCATGA
- a CDS encoding FliI/YscN family ATPase, translating into MSSPLDTLRKRGQEQLTTGLLDRLQQSRGRLERVQPPQSEGRLSRLTGLTFEAEGLRLPMGGRALIHGENGAAVPAEVVGFQNDRTFLMPEELASGLTPGARIEPLDIQREIPVGDALLGRVIDANGQPLDGKGPLRARDHSPLSGRPINPLQRAPVREPLDVGIRSINGLLSVGRGQRLGLFAGSGVGKSVLLGMMTRNTNADVIVVGLIGERGREVNEFIHEILDEESRQRTVVVAVPADQSPLLRQHGAWVATTVAESFRDRGLNVLLLMDSLTRFAQGAREIAMAIGEPPASKGYAASVFARLPQLVERAGNGDVGGGSITAFYTVLAEGDDQNDPIVDAARAILDGHVVLSREIAETGRYPAIDVSASVSRVMSALITPEHEQAARRFRDLASTYMRNRDLIAVGAYRRGADTHLDEAVTMHERLEAYLGQGRDEAVGFDQARDELLALIGGA; encoded by the coding sequence ATGAGCTCGCCCCTCGATACCCTGCGCAAGCGTGGGCAAGAGCAACTGACCACCGGGCTTCTGGATCGTCTGCAGCAGTCGCGTGGCCGGCTGGAGCGCGTGCAACCGCCACAGTCCGAAGGCCGCCTGTCGCGGCTGACGGGCCTGACCTTCGAGGCCGAGGGGTTGCGCCTTCCGATGGGTGGCCGGGCGCTGATTCACGGCGAGAATGGCGCGGCCGTCCCGGCGGAGGTGGTGGGGTTTCAGAACGACCGCACCTTTCTGATGCCGGAGGAGCTGGCCTCGGGCCTGACGCCTGGTGCGCGCATTGAACCACTGGATATCCAACGCGAGATCCCGGTCGGGGACGCGCTGCTCGGGCGCGTGATCGATGCCAATGGCCAGCCGCTGGATGGCAAAGGGCCCTTGCGCGCGCGTGACCACAGTCCGCTGTCGGGGCGCCCGATCAACCCGCTACAGCGGGCGCCGGTGCGGGAACCGCTGGATGTCGGGATTCGCTCGATCAACGGCCTGCTGTCGGTCGGCCGTGGGCAGCGGCTGGGCCTGTTCGCCGGGTCCGGTGTCGGGAAGAGTGTTCTGCTCGGGATGATGACGCGCAATACCAACGCCGATGTGATCGTGGTTGGTTTGATCGGCGAGCGTGGTCGTGAAGTGAATGAATTCATTCATGAGATCCTGGACGAGGAGTCCCGCCAGCGCACCGTTGTCGTGGCCGTGCCCGCCGACCAGTCGCCGCTGCTGCGCCAGCATGGGGCCTGGGTGGCCACCACGGTGGCGGAGTCGTTTCGTGACCGTGGGCTCAATGTGCTGCTGTTGATGGATTCGCTCACGCGCTTTGCTCAGGGGGCGCGCGAAATCGCGATGGCGATTGGCGAGCCACCGGCCTCGAAGGGCTATGCCGCCTCGGTGTTTGCGCGTCTGCCGCAATTGGTGGAGCGGGCCGGTAACGGGGATGTGGGCGGTGGTTCGATCACGGCGTTCTATACGGTGCTGGCCGAGGGGGATGACCAGAACGACCCGATCGTGGATGCGGCGCGTGCGATCCTCGATGGGCACGTGGTCCTGTCGCGCGAGATCGCGGAGACCGGGCGCTATCCCGCGATCGACGTGTCGGCGTCGGTCTCGCGAGTGATGAGCGCGCTGATCACGCCGGAGCACGAGCAGGCGGCCCGGCGCTTCCGGGATCTGGCCTCGACCTACATGCGCAACCGCGACCTGATTGCCGTGGGTGCCTACCGCAGGGGGGCGGATACCCATCTGGACGAAGCGGTGACGATGCACGAGCGGCTGGAGGCCTATCTTGGGCAGGGCCGCGACGAGGCGGTCGGGTTTGATCAGGCCCGCGACGAACTGCTGGCCTTGATCGGGGGCGCCTGA
- a CDS encoding flagellar export protein FliJ, translating to MDSRRLERLLRLRRIEESEATRQLGARLQQLDAVETQRTQLEGYQLEYLRAPLPDDTNQLKWLSGMRDQLRHALEQQDLRAQAAGAQAEQARQEWLLRHRAVMSLEKLLERRIAEQEREADRRRQHEQDMWATRQVHTRTQDANNDWQES from the coding sequence ATGGATTCTCGGCGGCTGGAACGTCTTTTGCGTCTGCGACGCATCGAGGAAAGTGAAGCCACGCGCCAACTGGGAGCGCGACTGCAACAACTGGACGCTGTCGAGACCCAGCGGACCCAGCTGGAGGGCTATCAGCTCGAGTATCTCCGCGCGCCACTGCCCGATGACACAAATCAGCTCAAGTGGCTTTCCGGGATGCGGGATCAACTGCGGCATGCCCTGGAACAGCAGGATCTTCGCGCGCAGGCCGCGGGTGCCCAGGCGGAGCAGGCACGCCAGGAGTGGCTGCTCCGCCACCGGGCGGTGATGTCCCTGGAAAAGCTCCTGGAGCGCCGAATTGCTGAACAGGAGCGGGAGGCCGACCGCCGACGCCAGCATGAGCAGGACATGTGGGCGACCCGGCAGGTGCACACGCGCACGCAGGATGCGAACAACGACTGGCAAGAATCTTGA
- a CDS encoding flagellar hook-length control protein FliK produces the protein MIATGNAGQGMMPLLQLLGAGSDLKDLQALEGLKDLKTADGAGFLDILQPQLEALLVDLGVGEEELEGLDLEGMLARLQSLMDEGELAVEIEPGGKDLPLAALMTAVDDRPGPPAARMDRADDSGGAREIKPLPAAVMRLFLESSQGPTGAAGSGSGAGTELLGPNSRLSRENVLELLAQWMSQGTDTQRGQGRAEPLAGILPAHAQAAEGSEGSRSPLRLDLARLLQPGGERELTDQIRMLARAQGGRTEIKLHPPQLGTLDVRLNVDGDRATVQFISANPVTREVLEAAMPRLRESLAQSGLTLEDATVSDQATEEREGQQALADGQRAGNEADEPEAEGEQATGSTLSILNRRLDLFA, from the coding sequence ATGATCGCGACAGGCAATGCCGGTCAGGGGATGATGCCGCTGCTGCAGTTGTTGGGGGCTGGCAGTGACCTCAAGGACCTTCAGGCGCTCGAAGGGCTGAAGGACCTGAAAACCGCAGACGGCGCGGGCTTCCTCGATATTCTTCAGCCGCAGCTCGAGGCGCTGCTGGTCGATCTGGGCGTCGGTGAAGAGGAGCTTGAGGGGCTCGATCTGGAGGGCATGCTGGCCCGCTTGCAGTCCCTGATGGACGAGGGAGAACTGGCCGTCGAGATCGAGCCGGGCGGCAAGGATTTGCCGCTGGCCGCGCTCATGACGGCAGTGGATGATCGCCCTGGTCCGCCCGCTGCGCGGATGGACCGCGCCGATGACAGCGGTGGTGCGCGCGAGATCAAGCCGTTGCCGGCGGCGGTCATGCGGCTGTTCCTCGAGTCTAGCCAGGGCCCGACTGGCGCGGCTGGTTCGGGCAGTGGGGCGGGTACCGAGCTGCTGGGTCCGAACAGTCGCCTTTCGCGTGAAAATGTGCTGGAACTGCTGGCGCAATGGATGTCCCAGGGGACGGACACGCAAAGGGGGCAGGGACGCGCGGAACCCCTGGCCGGTATTCTGCCGGCGCATGCACAGGCTGCGGAAGGTAGCGAGGGCTCACGCAGTCCGCTGCGCCTGGACCTGGCGCGGCTGCTGCAGCCGGGTGGCGAGCGCGAGCTGACGGACCAGATCCGCATGCTGGCGCGTGCCCAGGGCGGCCGTACGGAGATCAAGCTGCACCCGCCGCAACTGGGGACACTCGATGTCCGTCTGAACGTCGATGGTGATCGGGCCACAGTCCAGTTCATCAGTGCAAATCCGGTGACCCGCGAGGTCCTGGAGGCGGCGATGCCCCGGCTGCGTGAGAGTCTCGCCCAGAGTGGGCTTACGCTCGAGGATGCGACCGTGTCCGATCAGGCGACCGAAGAGCGCGAAGGTCAGCAGGCATTGGCTGACGGGCAGCGGGCTGGGAACGAGGCCGATGAGCCCGAGGCCGAGGGCGAGCAGGCCACGGGTAGCACCCTTTCGATCCTGAACCGCCGGCTCGACCTCTTTGCCTGA
- the fliL gene encoding flagellar basal body-associated protein FliL, protein MAEKEVELGEEGAGKKGKKGLIWIVILLVLVFAGAGAAAAWFFLSGGGEEETGEEGPAERHYHGLEPMTVNIDGPGRIRYLRVELSVVTTDPEVIEALERHMPAVRNDVLGLLGEKHYDDLNTRDGKESLAVELREAIAEILEERDAPHDVEAVRFNELVMQ, encoded by the coding sequence ATGGCGGAGAAGGAAGTCGAACTGGGTGAAGAAGGCGCCGGCAAAAAGGGCAAGAAGGGGCTGATCTGGATTGTCATTTTACTGGTGCTCGTGTTCGCCGGGGCCGGCGCCGCGGCAGCGTGGTTTTTCTTGTCCGGCGGTGGCGAGGAAGAGACCGGCGAAGAAGGCCCTGCCGAGCGCCACTACCACGGACTGGAGCCGATGACCGTGAACATTGATGGGCCCGGACGCATTCGCTATCTCCGGGTCGAGCTAAGCGTCGTCACCACCGACCCCGAGGTGATTGAAGCGCTGGAGCGGCATATGCCGGCCGTTCGCAACGATGTGCTGGGCCTTCTTGGAGAGAAGCACTACGACGACCTCAATACGCGTGACGGGAAGGAGTCGCTCGCCGTGGAGCTGCGCGAGGCGATCGCCGAGATCCTTGAGGAACGGGACGCACCACATGATGTGGAAGCGGTGCGCTTTAACGAACTGGTCATGCAGTAG